A single region of the Sorghum bicolor cultivar BTx623 chromosome 7, Sorghum_bicolor_NCBIv3, whole genome shotgun sequence genome encodes:
- the LOC8070055 gene encoding protein HOTHEAD isoform X2 — MASRFPTFQHEAYDYIIIGGGTAGCPLAATLSQKYKVLLLERGGSPYGNRNITLLENFHICLADVSPQSPSQGFISTDGVINARAKVLGGGTCINAGFYSRAKPSFVQKAGWDAELVNQSYPWVEERIVHWPKVAPWQAALRDGLLEAGVSPYNGYSYDHLYGTKVGGTIFDESGYRHTAADLLAAGNPNNLRVLLHASVNKIVFNMKQGNRKPRAIGVQFKDENGGHYQAFLKRKRGSDIIVSAGAIGSPQLLLLSGIGPRSELNKHNISVVLRNEHVGKGMSDNPMNSIFVPMKNPTKQSLIETVGITDAGVFIEASSGFSQSDDSIHCHHGIMSAEIGQLSTIPPKQRSFDKIQKYVHNKYSLPKEVFDGGFILEKIDGPLSTGSLVLVDTDIDSNPNVTFNYFQHPQDLRRCVYGIKTIEKILKTNHFTNLTANGAGYPMETLLNMSISANINLIPKHTNDTTSLEQFCRDTVTTIWHYHGGCHVGKVVDQHYRVIGISGLRVIDGSTLFSSPGTNPQATVLMMGRYMGVKILRERLGRAAGV, encoded by the exons ATG GCAAGCAGGTTTCCCACGTTTCAGCACGAGGCATATGACTATATCATTATTGGTGGGGGCACAGCCGGATGTCCATTGGCAGCTACGCTGTCCCAAAAGTACAAGGTACTCCTGCTGGAGAGAGGTGGGTCTCCATATGGTAACCGCAACATCACGTTACTGGAGAACTTCCACATTTGCCTGGCCGATGTTTCACCACAATCGCCGTCACAAGGTTTCATCTCCACTGATGGCGTGATAAATGCCCGTGCAAAGGTCCTGGGTGGTGGAACCTGTATCAATGCCGGCTTCTACAGTCGGGCAAAACCAAG CTTCGTGCAGAAGGCAGGATGGGATGCAGAGCTAGTCAACCAGTCCTACCCTTGGGTTGAAGAGAGGATTGTTCATTGGCCCAAAGTTGCACCTTGGCAAGCTGCACTCCGGGATGGGCTTCTGGAAGCAGGGGTCTCACCATACAATGGATATTCTTATGACCATCTCTATGGAACTAAGGTTGGGGGCACCATATTTGATGAGTCTGGGTATCGGCACACAGCTGCTGACCTCCTTGCTGCTGGAAATCCTAACAACCTTAGGGTACTACTTCATGCTAGCGTGAACAAAATTGTTTTCAACATGAAACAAG GCAATAGGAAGCCAAGGGCTATTGGAGTTCAATTCAAAGATGAGAATGGAGGGCACTACCAAGCCTTCCTCAAAAGGAAGAGGGGTAGTGACATCATTGTTTCTGCCGGCGCAATTGGCAGCCCACAGCTATTGTTGCTAAGTGGGATCGGACCGAGGAGTGAACTTAATAAGCACAACATTTCTGTAGTACTTCGCAATGAACATGTGGGTAAAGGAATGTCAGACAATCCAATGAACTCAATCTTTGTACCTATGAAGAATCCTACAAAGCAATCTTTGATTGAAACTGTCGGAATAACGGATGCTGGCGTGTTTATTGAAGCCAGCAGTGGTTTCAGCCAGTCAGATGATAGCATCCATTGCCACCACGGAATCATGTCTGCTGAG attgggcaactATCAacaattccaccaaaacaaagaagTTTTGACAAAATCCAAAAGTATGTACATAACAAATATAGCCTACCCAAAGAAGTATTTGATGGAGGATTCATTCTTGagaagatcgatggcccacTGTCTACTGGTAGTTTAGTACTTGTTGACACTGATATCGATAGCAACCCCAATGTCACCTTCAACTATTTCCAGCATCCACAGGATCTCAGACGATGTGTCTATGGGATAAAAACAATCGAGAAAATATTGAAGACAAACCATTTCACTAACCTTACTGCCAATGGTGCTGGATATCCAATGGAAACGCTGCTCAATATGAGCATATCAGCTAACATAAACTTGATACCGAAGCACACAAATGACACCACATCCTTGGAGCAGTTTTGCAGGGACACAGTAACAACCATCTGGCACTACCATGGTGGATGCCATGTAGGTAAGGTGGTCGATCAACACTATCGGGTGATTGGCATCTCAGGCCTCCGTGTGATAGATGGGtcaaccttgtttagttcaccaggAACGAACCCACAAGCGACAGTCCTAATGATGGGCAG ATACATGGGAGTGAAGATTCTAAGGGAAAGATTAGGACGAGCAGCTGGAGTATAA
- the LOC8070055 gene encoding protein HOTHEAD isoform X1 produces MDLIRRGAVFKALVFLCFIISSHGRDHLTKLNLPPFLKASRFPTFQHEAYDYIIIGGGTAGCPLAATLSQKYKVLLLERGGSPYGNRNITLLENFHICLADVSPQSPSQGFISTDGVINARAKVLGGGTCINAGFYSRAKPSFVQKAGWDAELVNQSYPWVEERIVHWPKVAPWQAALRDGLLEAGVSPYNGYSYDHLYGTKVGGTIFDESGYRHTAADLLAAGNPNNLRVLLHASVNKIVFNMKQGNRKPRAIGVQFKDENGGHYQAFLKRKRGSDIIVSAGAIGSPQLLLLSGIGPRSELNKHNISVVLRNEHVGKGMSDNPMNSIFVPMKNPTKQSLIETVGITDAGVFIEASSGFSQSDDSIHCHHGIMSAEIGQLSTIPPKQRSFDKIQKYVHNKYSLPKEVFDGGFILEKIDGPLSTGSLVLVDTDIDSNPNVTFNYFQHPQDLRRCVYGIKTIEKILKTNHFTNLTANGAGYPMETLLNMSISANINLIPKHTNDTTSLEQFCRDTVTTIWHYHGGCHVGKVVDQHYRVIGISGLRVIDGSTLFSSPGTNPQATVLMMGRYMGVKILRERLGRAAGV; encoded by the exons ATGGATTTGATCAGGAGAGGGGCGGTTTTCAAGGCCCTGGTGTTCCTCTGCTTCATCATATCATCTCATG GAAGAGATCATTTAACCAAACTGAATCTCCCTCCCTTCCTAAAGGCAAGCAGGTTTCCCACGTTTCAGCACGAGGCATATGACTATATCATTATTGGTGGGGGCACAGCCGGATGTCCATTGGCAGCTACGCTGTCCCAAAAGTACAAGGTACTCCTGCTGGAGAGAGGTGGGTCTCCATATGGTAACCGCAACATCACGTTACTGGAGAACTTCCACATTTGCCTGGCCGATGTTTCACCACAATCGCCGTCACAAGGTTTCATCTCCACTGATGGCGTGATAAATGCCCGTGCAAAGGTCCTGGGTGGTGGAACCTGTATCAATGCCGGCTTCTACAGTCGGGCAAAACCAAG CTTCGTGCAGAAGGCAGGATGGGATGCAGAGCTAGTCAACCAGTCCTACCCTTGGGTTGAAGAGAGGATTGTTCATTGGCCCAAAGTTGCACCTTGGCAAGCTGCACTCCGGGATGGGCTTCTGGAAGCAGGGGTCTCACCATACAATGGATATTCTTATGACCATCTCTATGGAACTAAGGTTGGGGGCACCATATTTGATGAGTCTGGGTATCGGCACACAGCTGCTGACCTCCTTGCTGCTGGAAATCCTAACAACCTTAGGGTACTACTTCATGCTAGCGTGAACAAAATTGTTTTCAACATGAAACAAG GCAATAGGAAGCCAAGGGCTATTGGAGTTCAATTCAAAGATGAGAATGGAGGGCACTACCAAGCCTTCCTCAAAAGGAAGAGGGGTAGTGACATCATTGTTTCTGCCGGCGCAATTGGCAGCCCACAGCTATTGTTGCTAAGTGGGATCGGACCGAGGAGTGAACTTAATAAGCACAACATTTCTGTAGTACTTCGCAATGAACATGTGGGTAAAGGAATGTCAGACAATCCAATGAACTCAATCTTTGTACCTATGAAGAATCCTACAAAGCAATCTTTGATTGAAACTGTCGGAATAACGGATGCTGGCGTGTTTATTGAAGCCAGCAGTGGTTTCAGCCAGTCAGATGATAGCATCCATTGCCACCACGGAATCATGTCTGCTGAG attgggcaactATCAacaattccaccaaaacaaagaagTTTTGACAAAATCCAAAAGTATGTACATAACAAATATAGCCTACCCAAAGAAGTATTTGATGGAGGATTCATTCTTGagaagatcgatggcccacTGTCTACTGGTAGTTTAGTACTTGTTGACACTGATATCGATAGCAACCCCAATGTCACCTTCAACTATTTCCAGCATCCACAGGATCTCAGACGATGTGTCTATGGGATAAAAACAATCGAGAAAATATTGAAGACAAACCATTTCACTAACCTTACTGCCAATGGTGCTGGATATCCAATGGAAACGCTGCTCAATATGAGCATATCAGCTAACATAAACTTGATACCGAAGCACACAAATGACACCACATCCTTGGAGCAGTTTTGCAGGGACACAGTAACAACCATCTGGCACTACCATGGTGGATGCCATGTAGGTAAGGTGGTCGATCAACACTATCGGGTGATTGGCATCTCAGGCCTCCGTGTGATAGATGGGtcaaccttgtttagttcaccaggAACGAACCCACAAGCGACAGTCCTAATGATGGGCAG ATACATGGGAGTGAAGATTCTAAGGGAAAGATTAGGACGAGCAGCTGGAGTATAA
- the LOC8070054 gene encoding uncharacterized protein LOC8070054, with amino-acid sequence MAAAEARAAWQRAANRCLVQEDRKRAPKLACCPPSAEQHGTNNGNCRNSADRPICSLVPLRWNPMHSNLPPDFRWWVQSQPNFGIQKDIVSERLRSLGTDIHEKQVEDSAPQPKHEETLLCQAVDANTEKIGDVLDPPWMVSSAFTKYSLETGLEEMKTVDSYSQVSKCIETLSNCLYKDNESPDFECIDPAPLKNPDKANFDMDAPWKGEKIRPWWQIADEEQLASLVAERATQHIENCDLPRPTQTVRINRTEPHTRKHIGDYGGSSSPAGRVTHPVPGHCDHIECSYSTGSTDELVLLYGNGVWEQHGRNDTYSAAQYFSSSSTTGLESKQTLWNASERDKILEALRHSQTRAREADMAAKKAHNEKDDVIKLLFRQASHLFACNQWLKIMQLENIVLQLKHKEHQIAAIIPELPWLTLKEKPTHGQEQRDWTRRKGRRQKKGGGFFDTILFAVGLGLAGAGFLLGWALGWLLPKL; translated from the exons ATGGCTGCTGCTGAAGCAAGGGCTGCTTGGCAACGTGCTGCAAACCGTTGCCTTGTTCAGGAGGACAGGAAGAGAGCTCCAAAACTAGCTTGCTGTCCACCATCGGCTGAACAACATGGTACAAACAATGGGAACTGTCGAAATTCCGCTGATCGTCCCATCTGCAGTTTAGTGCCTTTGAGATGGAATCCCATGCATTCTAATCTGCCACCAGATTTCAGATGGTGGGTTCAGTCACAGCCAAATTTTGGGATCCAGAAGGATATTGTTAGTGAGCGGCTGCGTTCGCTGGGCACGGACATTCATGAGAAGCAAGTGGAAGATTCAGCGCCACAACCTAAACATGAGGAAACATTACTCTGTCAAGCAGTTGATGCCAACACTGAAAAGATTGGGGATGTTTTGGATCCTCCATGGATGGTTTCGTCAGCCTTCACGAAGTATTCCCTTGAAACAGGCTTAGAAGAGATGAAGACTGTTGATAGCTATTCTCAAGTGTCTAAGTGCATAGAAACTCTCAGCAATTGTTTGTACAAGGATAATGAATCCCCAGATTTTGAATGTATTGACCCAGCACCTTTGAAGAACCCAGATAAGGCTAATTTTGATATGGATGCACCTTGGAAAGGTGAAAAGATTCGACCATGGTGGCAGATTGCTGATGAGGAGCAGCTGGCTTCACTAGTTGCAGAAAGAGCAACACAGCACATTGAGAATTGTGATCTACCAAGGCCTACCCAGACAGTACGTATTAACAGGACAGAACCACATACTCGCAAACATATAGGTGACTATGGGGGATCTTCATCTCCTGCAGGAAGAGTGACACATCCTGTTCCTGGACATTGTGACCATATCGAGTGTAGCTATAGCACAGGAAGTACAGATGAGTTGGTTTTATTATATGGTAATGGAGTTTGGGAACAGCATGGAAGGAATGATACATATAG TGCGGCTCAATATTTTTCTAGCAGTAGCACAACCGGATTGGAAAGCAAACAAACACTCTGGAATGCTTCAGAGCGAGACAAGATTTTGGAGGCACTCCGCCATTCACAAACCCGTGCTAGAGAAGCTGATATGGCTGCCAAGAAAGCGCACAATGAGAAAGACGATGTCATCAAGCTTTTGTTCCGACAAGCCTCACATCTCTTTGCTTGCAATCAGTGGCTGAAAATAATGCAGCTGGAGAATATTGTCCTGCAGCTCAAGCACAAAGAGCATCAGATAGCAGCCATCATACCTGAACTTCCATGGTTAACCCTAAAAGAGAAGCCTACACACGGTCAGGAACAGAGAGATTGGACTAGGAGGAAGGGTAGAAGGCAGAAGAAGGGAGGTGGGTTCTTTGACACGATCTTATTTGCTGTTGGGTTAGGTCTTGCTGGAGCTGGGTTTCTTCTTGGGTGGGCTCTTGGGTGGCTGCTGCCAAAGTTGTAA